From the genome of Biomphalaria glabrata chromosome 1, xgBioGlab47.1, whole genome shotgun sequence, one region includes:
- the LOC106058593 gene encoding tubulin gamma-1 chain → MPREIITLQLGQCGNQIGMEFWKQLCAEHGISPEGILEDFATEGLDRKDVFFYQADDEHYIPRSVLLDLEPRVINTIMNSPYANLYNPENVYLSKHGGGAGNNWASGYCQAEKLYDDIFDIIDREADGSDSLEGFVVCHSIAGGTGSGMGSYILERLNDRFPKKLIQTYSVFPNVDEISDVVVQPYNSLLTLKRLTQNADCVVVLDNTALNRIAADRLHIDTPTFAQVNQLVSTVMATSTTTLRYPGYMNNDLIGLIASLIPTPRLHFLMTGYTPLTTDSQVANVRKTTVLDVMRRLLQPKNMMVSTPVQRQGNNHCYISILNIIQGEVDPTQVHKSLQRIRERKLAQFIPWGPASIQVALSRKSPYVQTAHRVSGLMLANHTNISQLFDRILNQYDKLIKRKAFIEQFMKEPIFKDSLEEFDNSRESLQSLIDEYNAATKPDYLTWGIQQAGAL, encoded by the exons ATGCCACGAGAAATCATTACCTTGCAGCTTGGACAATGTGGGAACCAAA TTGGAATGGAATTTTGGAAACAACTCTGTGCGGAACATGGCATAAGTCCAG aGGGAATTTTGGAGGATTTTGCTACTGAAGGACTAGATAGAAAAGATGTATTTTTCTATCag GCTGACGATGAACATTACATCCCAAGATCTGTTTTATTAGATCTGGAGCCAAGAGTCATCAATACAATAATGAACTCACCTTATGCTAATTTATACAATCCAGAAAATGTTTACCTATCAAAACATGGTGGTGGTGCTGGGAACAACTGGGCCAGTGGCTACTGCCAA gctgaGAAACTTTATGATGATATTTTTGATATCATTGATAGAGAGGCAGATGGAAGTGACAGCTTAGAA ggCTTTGTTGTCTGTCATTCTATTGCTGGGGGCACTGGATCAGGAATGGGATCTTACATTTTAGAGAGACTCAATGACAG ATTTCCTAAGAAATTAATTCAGACCTATTCTGTTTTCCCAAATGTGGATGAAATTTCAGATGTTGTGGTGCAGCCTTACAACTCACTTCTTACTTTGAAGAGATTAACTCAAAATGCTGATTGTGTG gttgTTCTTGACAATACTGCTCTAAATAGAATAGCAGCTGACAGACTACATATTGACACACCAACATTTGCTCAAGTCAATCAACTT GTATCAACTGTCATGGCAACTTCTACAACAACATTACGCTACCCAGGATACATGAACAATGATCTGATAGGTTTGATAGCATCTCTAATTCCCACTCCTCGACTGCACTTTCTTATGACGGGATACACACCTCTAACCACAGACTCTCAA GTTGCTAATGTACGTAAGACAACAGTTTTGGATGTTATGAGAAGACTACTCCAGCCTAAAAATATGATGGTATCTACTCCAGTTCAAAGACAAGGAAACAACCATTGTTACATCTCCAtactaaatataattcaagGAGAAGTTGACCCTACACAG gtGCACAAAAGTCTTCAAAGAATCCGAGAACGCAAGTTGGCCCAATTTATTCCTTGGGGTCCTGCCAGTATCCAAGTTGCTTTATCACGAAAGTCTCCTTACGTTCAAACTGCACATAGAGTCAGTGGACTAATGTTGGCTAATCACACAAATATTTCTCAG CTATTTGACCGCATTTTGAACCAATATGACAAGCTAATTAAACGAAAAGCATTCATAGAACAGTTCATGAAAGAGCCGATTTTCAAGGACAGCCTGGAGGAATTTGACAACTCAAGAGAATCTTTACAGAGTTTGATAGATGAATACAATGCTGCAACCAAACCAGATTATTTGACTTGGGGTATTCAACAG gctGGTGCATTATAA